One segment of bacterium DNA contains the following:
- a CDS encoding DMT family transporter, giving the protein MGRHVLLAGFERETDEVEYRVNGRLGGASVDRYSVVLVAVAATLWASDAYFRNQLISHLSPTQIVVAEDALVSLFLLPVLVRSWRELRHLGPRGWLAVGLIAAGAQSLATILFTASFSYRIFAETFVLQQTQPVIAIVLAWLVLGERRRPWFWPAVGVALVAVYLVVFAQDPAAPVSALQKGRLEAGLLALGAAALWASGTVLGRFALGSISFWSMTSLRFILALPVLVVIALVQYGPGGFSHYQVSDFLPNLLAIALIPGLLALLLYYRALSRTPASLATIAEMAYPVAATLIASAPPPWGFSQPLYPVQVAGTALLLVVIVLLNWTKERAAPVTVPAGALKPAEG; this is encoded by the coding sequence CTGGGGCGCCATGTGTTGTTGGCTGGTTTCGAACGCGAAACCGATGAGGTGGAGTATCGAGTGAACGGGCGGTTGGGCGGGGCGAGCGTGGATCGTTACTCGGTCGTCCTCGTCGCGGTCGCCGCCACGCTCTGGGCCTCCGATGCCTATTTCCGCAACCAGCTGATCAGCCACCTGAGCCCCACGCAGATCGTGGTCGCCGAGGACGCGCTGGTCAGCCTGTTCCTGCTGCCGGTGCTCGTGCGGAGCTGGCGGGAGCTGCGTCATCTCGGTCCCCGTGGCTGGTTGGCGGTGGGGCTGATCGCCGCGGGGGCGCAGTCCCTGGCGACCATCCTGTTCACCGCCTCGTTCTCGTACCGGATCTTCGCCGAGACCTTCGTCCTCCAGCAGACCCAACCGGTGATCGCCATCGTGCTCGCATGGCTCGTGCTGGGCGAGCGCCGGCGCCCATGGTTCTGGCCGGCGGTCGGGGTCGCCCTGGTCGCCGTGTACCTGGTGGTCTTCGCGCAGGATCCGGCCGCTCCCGTATCCGCGCTGCAGAAGGGCCGGCTGGAGGCGGGACTGCTCGCGCTGGGCGCGGCCGCCCTGTGGGCGAGCGGGACCGTCCTCGGCCGTTTTGCCCTCGGCTCCATCAGCTTCTGGAGCATGACGTCGCTGCGCTTCATCCTGGCTCTGCCGGTGCTGGTGGTGATCGCCCTGGTCCAGTACGGCCCCGGCGGCTTCAGCCACTACCAGGTGAGTGATTTCCTGCCCAACCTGCTCGCCATCGCGCTGATACCGGGCCTGCTCGCCCTCCTCCTCTACTACCGTGCGCTTTCGCGGACTCCGGCTTCGCTGGCGACCATCGCCGAGATGGCGTATCCGGTCGCGGCGACGCTGATCGCATCGGCGCCTCCGCCGTGGGGCTTCAGCCAGCCGCTCTACCCGGTGCAGGTGGCCGGCACCGCGCTGCTGCTGGTCGTGATCGTCCTCCTCAACTGGACGAAGGAGAGGGCCGCTCCCGTGACCGTCCCGGCGGGCGCGCTCAAACCGGCCGAGGGCTGA
- a CDS encoding MarR family transcriptional regulator has protein sequence MSAVTKVSQTKAVQVWEGLARLHSTMTAALEQDMLPKAGIPLGWYQVLAHLHHAPGAMLRFQDLARVAGITDSGASRRLEQMIKARLIDRRSCPTDRRGVYAHLTERGTAAYEKAHAVFLRSLNRNLGSQLEPDEADVMNAALSRITNLLAEDES, from the coding sequence ATGAGCGCCGTGACCAAGGTCAGCCAGACCAAGGCGGTCCAGGTGTGGGAGGGCCTCGCCCGCCTTCACAGCACCATGACCGCAGCGCTCGAGCAGGACATGCTGCCCAAGGCTGGCATTCCGCTCGGCTGGTACCAGGTGCTCGCCCACCTGCATCATGCGCCTGGCGCCATGCTCCGCTTCCAGGATCTGGCGCGCGTCGCCGGTATCACCGACAGCGGCGCTTCGCGCCGGCTGGAGCAGATGATCAAAGCCCGCCTGATCGACCGCCGCTCCTGTCCGACGGACCGGCGTGGCGTGTACGCGCACCTGACGGAAAGGGGCACGGCGGCATACGAGAAAGCGCACGCCGTCTTCCTGCGCAGCCTGAATCGCAATCTAGGCAGCCAGCTGGAACCGGATGAGGCGGACGTGATGAACGCCGCGCTTTCGCGAATCACCAACCTTCTTGCGGAGGACGAAAGCTAG